In one window of Corallococcus macrosporus DNA:
- a CDS encoding IS630 family transposase produces MKKRALPQGRQQLRLRCPDRRRLIRWGERTGCPLTLRRCLAVAKVASGQSRAQAARQLLCATSTVVSAVQRFQKSGREGLSDRRAQNGPRKVDERFRQTLRRVLEGTPQQSGWRRTTWTRELLVREVQRRGRVRVSPATMGRALASVGAHRRRPRPVVRCPWPERRRRRRLWQLKCRAAFARPDEPVLFEDEMDVHLNPKIGPDWTLPGQRREVVTPGNNQKRFVAGALDASTARMTWVQGEKKTSALFIDLVRAVDAAYPRAKRLHFILDNAATHSSKKTQKALEALGERLVLHFLPPYCPEGNRIERVWWDVHANVTRNHRCKKMEALMTEVDAYLDARNTQKSASPLLRVASARRAA; encoded by the coding sequence ATGAAGAAGCGAGCCCTGCCTCAGGGAAGGCAACAGCTGCGCCTGCGATGTCCTGACCGCAGGCGGCTGATTCGCTGGGGAGAGAGGACTGGCTGCCCGCTCACCCTGCGGCGGTGCCTGGCGGTAGCGAAGGTGGCCAGTGGTCAGTCACGGGCGCAAGCAGCGCGGCAGTTGCTGTGCGCCACGTCCACGGTGGTGTCCGCGGTTCAGCGCTTCCAGAAGTCAGGCCGAGAAGGCCTCTCGGACAGGCGCGCTCAGAATGGGCCACGCAAAGTGGACGAGCGATTTCGGCAGACGCTGCGCCGGGTGCTGGAAGGCACGCCGCAGCAGTCCGGTTGGCGGCGCACGACGTGGACGCGCGAGTTGCTGGTGCGTGAGGTGCAGAGGCGAGGCCGGGTACGCGTCTCGCCCGCGACGATGGGACGCGCCTTGGCCTCGGTGGGAGCCCACAGAAGGCGTCCGCGTCCCGTGGTGCGCTGCCCTTGGCCGGAGCGCCGACGTCGACGGCGCCTCTGGCAGCTGAAATGCCGTGCGGCCTTCGCCCGGCCCGACGAGCCCGTGCTTTTCGAGGATGAAATGGACGTGCACCTCAACCCGAAAATCGGCCCCGACTGGACGTTGCCCGGACAGCGCAGAGAGGTCGTCACTCCCGGCAACAACCAGAAGCGTTTCGTGGCAGGGGCGCTGGATGCGAGCACGGCCCGGATGACTTGGGTGCAGGGGGAGAAGAAGACGAGTGCGCTCTTCATCGACCTGGTGCGCGCCGTGGACGCCGCCTATCCCAGAGCGAAGCGCCTACATTTCATCCTCGACAATGCCGCCACCCACTCCAGCAAAAAGACGCAGAAGGCGCTGGAGGCTCTGGGTGAGCGGCTGGTGCTGCACTTCCTGCCGCCGTACTGCCCGGAGGGCAACCGCATCGAGCGCGTGTGGTGGGACGTGCACGCCAACGTCACCCGCAACCATCGCTGCAAGAAGATGGAGGCGCTCATGACCGAGGTGGACGCCTACCTCGACGCACGGAACACCCAGAAGTCCGCCAGCCCCTTGCTGCGCGTCGCCTCCGCTCGACGCGCAGCTTGA
- a CDS encoding GNAT family N-acetyltransferase encodes MASVPVEVVPYRPELREHFQRLNRQWIEKDFRIEGSDEASFADPHGMFVATGGEVFFALVEGQVLGTCALRREDAETFELCKMAVAPEARGRDLGDALMKAALARARQCGAKRMYLVTNSALGPALGLYRKHGFVTTRSGPEIARETGYSRADVEMSVTL; translated from the coding sequence ATGGCCTCCGTCCCCGTCGAGGTCGTCCCCTACCGGCCGGAGCTGCGCGAGCACTTCCAGCGGCTCAACCGGCAGTGGATCGAAAAGGACTTCCGCATCGAGGGCTCGGACGAGGCCTCGTTCGCGGATCCCCACGGCATGTTCGTGGCAACAGGGGGCGAGGTGTTCTTCGCGCTCGTGGAAGGGCAGGTGCTGGGTACCTGCGCGCTGAGGCGCGAGGACGCGGAGACGTTCGAGCTGTGCAAGATGGCCGTGGCCCCGGAGGCAAGGGGCCGCGACCTGGGCGACGCGCTGATGAAGGCCGCACTGGCCAGGGCGAGGCAGTGCGGAGCGAAGCGGATGTACCTGGTGACGAACAGCGCTTTGGGGCCCGCGCTGGGGCTGTACCGCAAGCACGGCTTCGTCACGACGCGCAGCGGCCCGGAGATCGCCCGGGAAACAGGCTATTCGCGAGCCGACGTGGAAATGTCCGTCACGCTCTGA
- a CDS encoding MFS transporter — protein MIEQETALPATAPAEEARWSWPPLFGLLEVQFGAAVGYLQTAVPYWLAKDGMPLAEIGVLSGTAFSPHAWKLLWVPLIDLGPWRRVWYGVSTLLTALLILACAMFPEPGQHLGLFTLLLTALQAAATTAHAALNGLMATTSKPSDKGRTGGWQMAGNVGSTALMGALAIFLASRFSRQVAGIVLSTLVLASGAGIFWITERHDPATAPTGPLFRAAVDRVKSIVVDLAKTAFSRDGLIMLILCLAPVSCGALTNLFSAMAGAYQVPEHTVELVSGLGMGVTGAVGSLVGGWLSDRMNRKLAYALMGGATALCAFAMAAGPMTTSTYIWGSLAYSLANGAGFAAFAGMVLEMVSEGAAVTTKYSLFVAASNFAISYTTALDGHASEFRNIGTRATIAADGLITLVGISIVALIFVMFLRKKPAAATATA, from the coding sequence TTGATTGAACAAGAGACAGCCCTTCCCGCCACGGCGCCCGCCGAGGAAGCGCGTTGGTCCTGGCCCCCGCTGTTCGGCTTGCTGGAGGTGCAGTTCGGCGCCGCGGTGGGCTACCTGCAGACGGCGGTGCCGTACTGGCTGGCGAAGGACGGGATGCCGCTGGCGGAGATTGGCGTGCTGTCGGGCACGGCGTTCTCTCCGCACGCGTGGAAGCTCTTGTGGGTGCCGCTCATCGACCTGGGGCCGTGGCGCCGCGTCTGGTACGGCGTGAGCACGCTGCTCACCGCGCTGCTCATCCTGGCGTGCGCGATGTTCCCGGAGCCGGGCCAGCACCTGGGCCTCTTCACGCTGCTACTCACCGCGCTGCAGGCGGCGGCGACGACGGCGCACGCGGCGCTCAACGGGCTGATGGCGACGACGTCCAAGCCGTCCGACAAGGGGCGCACGGGCGGCTGGCAGATGGCGGGCAACGTGGGCTCCACCGCGCTCATGGGCGCGCTGGCCATCTTCCTCGCGAGCCGGTTCTCCCGGCAGGTGGCGGGCATCGTGCTGTCCACGCTGGTGCTGGCGAGCGGCGCGGGCATCTTCTGGATCACCGAGCGGCACGACCCGGCGACAGCGCCCACGGGGCCGCTGTTCCGCGCGGCGGTGGACCGGGTGAAGAGCATCGTGGTGGACCTGGCGAAGACGGCGTTCAGCCGCGACGGGCTCATCATGCTGATTCTCTGCCTGGCGCCGGTGAGCTGCGGCGCGCTCACCAACCTCTTCAGCGCGATGGCGGGTGCGTACCAGGTGCCGGAGCACACGGTGGAGCTGGTGAGCGGCCTGGGCATGGGCGTGACGGGCGCGGTGGGCTCGCTGGTGGGCGGCTGGCTGTCGGACCGGATGAACCGCAAGCTCGCGTACGCGCTGATGGGCGGCGCCACGGCGCTGTGCGCGTTCGCCATGGCGGCGGGGCCCATGACGACGAGCACGTACATCTGGGGTTCGCTCGCGTACAGCCTGGCGAACGGCGCGGGCTTCGCGGCCTTCGCGGGCATGGTGCTGGAGATGGTGAGCGAGGGCGCGGCGGTGACGACGAAGTACTCGCTCTTCGTCGCGGCCTCCAACTTCGCCATCAGCTACACGACGGCGCTGGACGGGCACGCGTCGGAGTTCCGGAACATCGGCACGCGAGCCACCATCGCGGCGGACGGCCTCATCACGCTGGTGGGCATCAGCATCGTGGCGCTCATCTTCGTGATGTTCCTGCGCAAGAAGCCCGCCGCGGCCACCGCCACCGCGTGA
- a CDS encoding glucan 1,4-alpha-maltotetraohydrolase domain-containing protein translates to MTLKTRLLVVSTAGLFAAAPAVAKPLDGASTDVMIQGFHWNSASAGGWWNTVKNNAATLKAAGFTMIWLPPPSDAASTQGYLPRQLNVLNSSYGTEAELTAALAALNAQGVKPIADIVVNHRVGTTNWADFTNPTWSGCSAVAKGDEWASACGNNDSGEGYAAARDLDHSQANVRADLKTWMNTRLKGVGFQGWRFDFVKGFAGGYVKEYVTDTAPWFCVGEFWPTNYFDANNPNDWKQQITNWVDATTGTCAAFDFATKGLLNDALTNNNYARLKAADGKPAGGIGWWASRHVTFVDNHDTGPSETCGNGQNHWPVPCAKVMQGYAYVLTHPGIPTVYWAHYFNWGLGSSIKTLMDIRKNAGLTSESTVSIQRAESGLYAAIIGGKVAMKIGSGSWTPGTGWTQAASGTDYTVWTSNGTTPPPTTANVEFVCNNGTTVMGQNVYVAGSVAALDNWSPTTTRILSPTAYPTWRGTYALPANTTVQWKCLKRDGSGNVVWQGGSNNTVTTPAAGGSITATASF, encoded by the coding sequence ATGACGTTGAAGACCCGACTCCTGGTCGTCTCCACGGCCGGCCTGTTCGCCGCCGCGCCCGCCGTGGCCAAGCCGCTGGATGGCGCCAGCACCGACGTGATGATCCAGGGCTTCCACTGGAACTCCGCCAGCGCGGGCGGGTGGTGGAACACGGTGAAGAACAACGCGGCCACGCTGAAGGCCGCGGGCTTCACGATGATCTGGCTGCCGCCGCCGTCCGACGCGGCGTCCACGCAGGGCTACCTGCCCCGGCAGCTCAACGTGCTCAACTCCAGCTACGGCACGGAGGCGGAGCTCACCGCCGCGCTGGCCGCGCTCAACGCGCAGGGCGTGAAGCCCATCGCGGACATCGTGGTGAACCACCGCGTGGGCACCACCAACTGGGCGGACTTCACCAACCCCACCTGGAGCGGCTGCAGCGCGGTGGCCAAGGGCGACGAGTGGGCCAGCGCCTGCGGCAACAACGACAGCGGCGAGGGTTACGCCGCGGCGCGCGACCTGGACCACTCGCAGGCGAACGTGCGCGCGGACCTGAAGACGTGGATGAACACGCGCCTGAAGGGCGTGGGCTTCCAGGGCTGGCGGTTCGACTTCGTGAAGGGCTTCGCGGGCGGCTACGTGAAGGAGTACGTGACGGACACCGCGCCGTGGTTCTGCGTGGGTGAGTTCTGGCCCACGAACTACTTCGACGCGAACAACCCCAACGACTGGAAGCAGCAGATCACCAACTGGGTGGACGCGACGACGGGCACCTGCGCCGCGTTCGACTTCGCCACCAAGGGCCTGCTCAACGACGCGCTCACCAACAACAACTACGCGCGCCTGAAGGCGGCCGACGGCAAGCCCGCGGGTGGCATCGGCTGGTGGGCCAGCCGCCACGTCACCTTCGTGGACAACCACGACACCGGCCCCAGCGAGACGTGCGGCAACGGGCAGAACCACTGGCCGGTGCCGTGCGCGAAGGTCATGCAGGGCTACGCCTACGTGCTGACCCACCCGGGCATCCCCACCGTCTACTGGGCGCACTACTTCAACTGGGGCCTGGGCAGCTCCATCAAGACGCTGATGGACATCCGCAAGAACGCGGGCCTCACCTCCGAGTCCACCGTCAGCATCCAGCGCGCGGAGAGCGGCCTGTACGCGGCCATCATCGGCGGCAAGGTGGCCATGAAGATTGGCAGCGGCTCCTGGACTCCCGGCACCGGCTGGACGCAGGCCGCCTCCGGCACGGACTACACGGTGTGGACGTCCAACGGCACCACGCCGCCCCCCACCACCGCCAACGTGGAGTTCGTGTGCAACAACGGCACGACCGTGATGGGCCAGAACGTCTACGTGGCCGGCAGCGTCGCGGCGCTCGACAACTGGAGCCCCACCACCACCAGGATCCTCAGCCCCACCGCGTACCCCACCTGGCGCGGCACCTACGCGCTGCCCGCGAACACCACCGTGCAGTGGAAGTGCCTCAAGCGCGACGGCAGCGGCAACGTCGTGTGGCAGGGCGGTAGCAACAACACCGTCACCACCCCGGCCGCCGGCGGCAGCATCACCGCCACCGCCAGCTTCTAA
- a CDS encoding multidrug efflux RND transporter permease subunit, protein MFVDFFIRRPVFAIVCSIILTLVGVIAIPTLPIAQYPDLAPPQVTVTSTYVGASAEVVESAVTIPLEQELNGVEDMRYITSTSSNDGTSTITVTFAPTRNIEVAAVDVQNRVSRAAARLPAQVNQTGIVVNKASSQMLLTVGLSSPDNRYDAKFLSNYADVNLKDAIKRVRGVGEVRIFGERKFSMRLWLDPSELARRNMTPQDVVRALQEQNLQVAAGQVGQPPSSDAQPYQIAVRARGRLVEPEEFGDIVLMRNTDGKAVTVKDVGRVELGAENYGTLLRFNGRTGVGLAIFQLPTANALDVRDGVIKELDRLAQSFPPGLEYRTGTDTTLAVRASVNEVIHTLIEAIALVILVIFLFLHGWRSVLITALTLPVSLVGTFAFVYLMGFSINTLTLFGLTLATGLVVDDAIVVIENIERLMAERGLKPFQAAREGMKEVAGAVVAISVVLVAVFIPVALFPGTTGSIYRQFALTIAASVALSTFCALTLTPALSARLLKHHHGPKWVFFRKVDQVLDWTRDTYGKGLRKLLAHPLLVLVAFLVCIGATVMLFRSAPTGFIPDEDQGYVIISVQGPEGMSLTQTEKVLQEVEAVLKAQPEVAVMFAIGGFSPSGNGSNYATVFTALKPWEERTGKDQSVAALVERLRGPLGKIGSARVIPFQPPAIRGVGSVGGFQFIVEDVAGNHSLEDLANATQEMVQKGNEEGRLRGVFTPFNANTPILDVEVDRQKAKALGVPIEQIFGVMQLYMGSQYVNDFNYASRTYRVYVQAEQQFRDSPQDIGSFYARTDTGDMIPLESLVKVTPIVSAQVIKHYNLFRSVEINGQGAPGVSSGQALEAMEQVAQAALPQGMSSEWTGISLEQKESGGQTMIIFALGILFVFLVLAAQYESFSLPFVIILSVPLAIMGALGLQVARGYANDVFCQVGLVMLVGLSSKNAILIVEFAEQLREQGKTALEAVVTAAEVRLRPILMTSIAFLLGVVPLMTASGAGAAARNSLGTAVFGGMLVSTVVNLIFIPGLYVLMQKVRGDAKRSSGEEEAPPSHEVAPAHSP, encoded by the coding sequence GTGTTCGTCGACTTCTTCATCCGCAGGCCTGTCTTCGCCATCGTCTGCTCCATCATCCTGACGCTGGTGGGCGTCATCGCCATCCCGACGCTGCCCATCGCGCAGTATCCGGACCTGGCGCCGCCGCAGGTCACCGTCACCAGCACCTACGTCGGCGCCAGCGCCGAGGTGGTGGAGTCCGCCGTCACCATCCCGTTGGAGCAGGAGCTCAACGGCGTGGAGGACATGCGCTACATCACCTCCACCAGCAGCAACGACGGCACCAGCACCATCACGGTCACCTTCGCCCCCACGCGCAACATCGAGGTGGCGGCGGTGGACGTGCAGAACCGCGTCAGCCGCGCCGCGGCCCGCCTGCCCGCGCAGGTGAACCAGACGGGCATCGTGGTGAACAAGGCCTCCAGCCAGATGCTGCTGACGGTGGGCCTGTCCTCCCCGGACAACCGCTACGACGCGAAGTTCCTCTCCAACTACGCGGACGTGAACCTCAAGGACGCCATCAAGCGCGTGCGCGGCGTGGGCGAGGTGCGCATCTTCGGTGAGCGCAAGTTCTCCATGCGCCTGTGGTTGGATCCGTCGGAGTTGGCCCGCCGCAACATGACGCCGCAGGACGTGGTGCGCGCGCTCCAGGAGCAGAACCTCCAGGTGGCCGCGGGCCAGGTGGGCCAGCCGCCCTCCAGCGACGCGCAGCCGTATCAGATCGCCGTGCGCGCGCGGGGCCGCCTGGTGGAGCCGGAGGAGTTCGGCGACATCGTCCTCATGCGCAACACCGACGGCAAGGCCGTCACGGTGAAGGACGTGGGCCGCGTGGAGCTGGGCGCGGAGAACTACGGCACGCTCTTGCGCTTCAACGGCCGCACCGGCGTGGGCCTGGCCATCTTCCAGCTGCCCACCGCCAACGCGCTGGACGTGCGCGACGGCGTCATCAAGGAACTGGACCGCCTGGCCCAGTCCTTCCCGCCGGGCCTGGAGTACCGCACCGGCACGGACACCACGCTCGCGGTGCGCGCCTCCGTCAACGAGGTCATTCACACCCTCATCGAAGCCATCGCGCTCGTCATCCTGGTCATCTTCCTGTTCCTGCACGGGTGGCGCAGCGTGCTGATCACGGCGCTCACCCTGCCGGTGTCGCTCGTCGGCACGTTCGCGTTCGTCTACCTGATGGGCTTCTCCATCAACACCCTCACCCTCTTCGGCCTCACCTTGGCCACGGGCCTCGTCGTGGACGACGCCATCGTGGTCATCGAGAACATCGAGCGCCTGATGGCGGAGCGCGGGCTTAAGCCGTTCCAGGCGGCGCGCGAGGGCATGAAGGAGGTGGCCGGCGCGGTGGTGGCCATCTCCGTGGTGCTGGTGGCGGTGTTCATCCCGGTGGCCCTCTTCCCGGGCACCACGGGCTCCATCTACCGGCAGTTCGCGCTCACCATCGCCGCGTCGGTGGCCCTGTCCACCTTCTGCGCGCTGACGCTCACGCCCGCCCTGTCCGCGCGGCTGCTCAAGCACCACCACGGCCCCAAGTGGGTGTTCTTCCGCAAGGTGGACCAGGTGCTGGACTGGACGCGCGACACCTACGGCAAGGGCCTGCGCAAGCTGCTGGCGCATCCCCTGCTCGTGCTGGTGGCGTTCCTCGTCTGCATCGGCGCCACGGTGATGCTGTTCCGCTCGGCGCCCACGGGCTTCATCCCGGATGAGGACCAGGGCTACGTCATCATCTCCGTGCAGGGGCCGGAGGGCATGTCCCTCACCCAGACGGAGAAGGTGCTCCAGGAGGTGGAGGCGGTGCTCAAGGCCCAGCCGGAGGTGGCGGTGATGTTCGCCATCGGCGGCTTCTCCCCCAGCGGCAACGGCTCCAACTACGCCACCGTCTTCACGGCCCTCAAGCCGTGGGAGGAGCGCACGGGCAAGGACCAGTCCGTGGCCGCGCTGGTGGAGCGGCTGCGCGGACCGCTGGGCAAGATTGGCAGCGCGCGCGTCATCCCCTTCCAGCCTCCGGCCATCCGAGGCGTGGGCAGCGTGGGCGGCTTCCAGTTCATCGTGGAGGACGTCGCCGGCAACCACTCGCTGGAGGACCTGGCCAACGCGACGCAGGAGATGGTGCAGAAGGGCAACGAGGAGGGCCGCCTGCGCGGCGTCTTCACCCCCTTCAACGCCAACACGCCCATCCTGGACGTGGAGGTGGACCGCCAGAAGGCCAAGGCGCTGGGCGTGCCGATTGAGCAGATCTTCGGCGTGATGCAGCTCTACATGGGCAGCCAGTACGTCAACGACTTCAACTACGCCAGCCGCACCTACCGCGTCTATGTCCAGGCCGAGCAGCAGTTCCGCGACAGTCCCCAGGACATCGGCTCGTTCTACGCGCGCACGGACACCGGGGACATGATTCCGCTGGAGTCGCTGGTAAAGGTGACGCCCATCGTCTCCGCGCAGGTCATCAAGCACTACAACCTGTTCCGCTCCGTGGAGATCAACGGCCAGGGCGCTCCCGGCGTGTCGTCCGGTCAGGCGCTGGAGGCCATGGAGCAGGTGGCCCAGGCGGCGCTGCCCCAGGGCATGTCGTCGGAGTGGACGGGCATCAGCCTGGAGCAGAAGGAGTCCGGCGGGCAGACGATGATCATCTTCGCCCTGGGCATCCTCTTCGTGTTCCTGGTGCTGGCGGCGCAGTACGAGTCCTTCAGCCTCCCGTTCGTCATCATCCTGTCGGTGCCGCTGGCCATCATGGGCGCCCTGGGGTTGCAGGTGGCGCGCGGCTACGCCAACGACGTGTTCTGCCAGGTGGGCCTGGTGATGCTGGTGGGCCTGTCCTCCAAGAACGCCATCCTCATCGTGGAGTTCGCGGAGCAGCTGCGCGAGCAGGGCAAGACCGCGCTGGAGGCGGTGGTGACGGCGGCCGAAGTCCGCTTGCGCCCCATCCTCATGACGTCCATCGCGTTCCTCCTGGGCGTCGTGCCGCTGATGACGGCGTCCGGCGCGGGCGCGGCGGCGCGCAACTCGCTGGGCACCGCGGTGTTCGGCGGCATGCTGGTGTCCACCGTCGTCAACCTCATCTTCATCCCGGGCCTCTACGTCCTCATGCAGAAGGTGCGCGGAGACGCGAAGCGGTCCAGCGGTGAGGAGGAAGCACCCCCGTCGCACGAGGTCGCCCCGGCCCACTCGCCGTGA
- a CDS encoding efflux RND transporter periplasmic adaptor subunit — translation MTKTVLGAALVAGVAGCSGKPEAKAPPPPREVQVVALAPHEVRDTGEYLGSLLSRQSVTVLPQVNGYVRKILVKPGQKVEAGAPLIEVDAREETAALDSAQAQQSSTTVELELAKRTLARTESLNREGLASVQELERAQAAVKAAEAASRAAGATVAQRQVQLQFHVVRAPFAGTMGDVLVRVGDYVGATTVLTSVAQADALEVSVSVPAFRARSLKPDTQLELLDQQGKVILSSTVFYVAPQADPRTQLVEVKAAFRNTVGLRPSELLRARLVYSTRDALQIPALAVVRQSGQPFAMVVEKKDGKTLVERRPVALGTLGDMSYVVEGGLKQGDLVAVSSLHMLRDGMPVIPKQVPVNTDESSQPPRTASGGGGTTGGSR, via the coding sequence ATGACGAAGACGGTGTTGGGCGCGGCGCTGGTGGCTGGCGTGGCCGGGTGCTCGGGCAAGCCGGAGGCGAAGGCGCCTCCTCCTCCGCGCGAGGTGCAGGTGGTGGCCCTGGCGCCGCACGAGGTGCGCGACACCGGGGAGTACCTGGGCTCGCTCCTGTCGCGGCAGAGCGTGACGGTGCTGCCGCAGGTGAACGGCTACGTGCGCAAGATCCTCGTGAAGCCCGGCCAGAAGGTGGAGGCCGGCGCGCCGCTGATCGAGGTGGACGCGCGCGAGGAGACCGCGGCGCTGGACAGCGCGCAGGCGCAGCAGAGCTCCACCACGGTGGAGCTGGAGCTGGCCAAGCGCACCCTGGCGCGCACCGAGTCCCTCAACCGCGAGGGCCTGGCCAGCGTGCAGGAGCTGGAGCGCGCCCAGGCGGCGGTGAAGGCGGCGGAGGCGGCGTCGCGCGCGGCCGGCGCGACGGTGGCCCAGCGCCAGGTGCAGCTGCAGTTCCACGTGGTGCGCGCGCCGTTCGCGGGCACCATGGGCGACGTGCTGGTGCGCGTGGGTGACTACGTGGGCGCCACCACGGTGCTGACGTCCGTGGCCCAGGCGGACGCGCTGGAGGTCAGCGTGTCGGTGCCGGCGTTCCGCGCGCGGTCGCTCAAGCCGGACACCCAGCTGGAGCTGTTGGATCAGCAGGGCAAGGTCATCCTCTCCAGCACCGTCTTCTACGTGGCGCCGCAGGCGGATCCGCGCACGCAGCTGGTGGAGGTGAAGGCCGCCTTCCGCAACACCGTGGGCCTGCGCCCCAGTGAGCTTCTGCGGGCACGGCTGGTGTACTCCACGCGGGACGCGCTCCAGATTCCGGCGCTCGCGGTGGTGCGCCAGAGCGGCCAGCCCTTCGCCATGGTGGTGGAGAAGAAGGACGGCAAGACGCTGGTGGAGCGCCGCCCGGTGGCCCTGGGCACGCTGGGCGACATGTCCTACGTGGTGGAGGGCGGCCTGAAGCAGGGCGACCTCGTCGCGGTGTCGTCGCTGCACATGCTCCGCGACGGCATGCCCGTCATCCCCAAGCAGGTCCCCGTGAACACCGACGAGTCCTCGCAGCCGCCCCGCACCGCGTCCGGTGGCGGCGGCACCACCGGCGGCAGCCGCTAG
- a CDS encoding TolC family protein gives MATPSALLVLLLAAAPQAPSPAAPGTPAPAPQQQPAAPEAGAGASSGAPVPFQPKVDDPMLAPVPPAPEQVKTWDDALTRLRQRSTDLRSAEAGVTRAQGRWRQSLGLLLPNARATAGVGVDVLHPDVPSAAGGGFVGGSNTGTGTKAPSAPLGTLSATLTQSIIDISAWRGLSSAKASEAASVANLQDVQRRLTQGLAQVLVATVAAERAAEINRVGLRQALERQALTQRSFELGAGTQLDVVRVSQDVAVARQSLVAGDEQLRQTRESLGLSLGEDHGVGVNPDFNLTGLVDQTRRDCAPLQDVSARPDLVAQRSNVDAARESRRQASAGYLPTLGLSSTLVGFTTDPGFGRFATWNVSAVLSVPLWEGGQRGGLVREREGIEQQAAQSLEATRRNVGVEVSRARRGVEVAEALLKTAAESLELADRTDRLTRRAFEVGRGSSLELVQSGAALRQAQLALVLREFELVQARLDAFLTEARCDW, from the coding sequence ATGGCCACCCCCAGCGCCCTCCTCGTCCTCCTCCTCGCCGCCGCGCCGCAGGCCCCGTCTCCCGCAGCCCCGGGCACCCCGGCTCCGGCCCCCCAGCAACAGCCCGCCGCGCCTGAAGCCGGCGCTGGCGCGTCCTCCGGAGCCCCCGTCCCCTTCCAGCCGAAGGTGGACGACCCGATGCTCGCGCCCGTCCCGCCCGCGCCGGAGCAGGTGAAGACGTGGGATGACGCCCTCACCCGCCTGCGCCAGCGCTCCACGGACCTGCGCAGCGCGGAGGCCGGCGTGACGCGGGCCCAGGGCCGCTGGCGCCAGTCGCTGGGCCTGCTCTTGCCCAACGCGCGGGCCACCGCGGGCGTGGGCGTGGACGTGCTCCACCCGGATGTCCCCTCCGCCGCGGGCGGCGGCTTCGTGGGCGGCTCCAACACCGGCACCGGGACCAAGGCCCCCAGCGCCCCGCTGGGCACGCTGTCCGCGACCCTCACCCAGTCCATCATCGACATCAGCGCGTGGCGGGGCCTGTCGTCCGCGAAGGCGTCCGAGGCCGCGTCGGTGGCCAACCTCCAGGACGTGCAGCGCCGCCTCACCCAGGGGCTGGCGCAGGTGCTGGTGGCCACGGTGGCCGCCGAGCGCGCCGCGGAGATCAACCGCGTGGGCCTGCGTCAGGCCCTGGAGCGTCAGGCCCTCACCCAGCGCTCCTTCGAGCTGGGCGCCGGCACGCAGCTGGACGTGGTGCGCGTGAGCCAGGACGTGGCGGTGGCCCGGCAGTCGCTGGTGGCCGGGGACGAACAGCTCCGGCAGACGCGCGAGTCGCTGGGCCTGTCCCTGGGCGAGGACCACGGCGTGGGCGTCAACCCGGACTTCAACCTCACCGGACTGGTGGACCAGACGCGCCGGGACTGCGCGCCCCTGCAGGACGTGAGCGCTCGCCCGGACCTGGTGGCCCAGCGCTCCAACGTGGACGCGGCCCGGGAGAGCCGCCGTCAGGCGTCCGCCGGATACCTGCCCACCCTGGGGCTGAGCAGCACACTCGTGGGCTTCACCACCGACCCCGGCTTTGGCCGCTTCGCCACCTGGAACGTGTCCGCGGTGCTGTCCGTCCCCCTCTGGGAGGGCGGTCAGCGCGGGGGCCTGGTGCGCGAGCGCGAGGGCATCGAGCAGCAGGCGGCCCAGTCGCTGGAGGCCACCCGCCGCAACGTGGGGGTGGAGGTTTCCCGCGCGCGGCGTGGAGTGGAAGTGGCCGAAGCCTTGTTGAAGACCGCCGCCGAGTCCCTGGAGCTGGCGGACCGGACGGACCGGCTCACGCGCCGGGCCTTCGAGGTGGGTCGAGGTAGCAGCTTGGAGCTGGTGCAGAGCGGAGCCGCCCTCCGCCAGGCCCAGCTCGCGTTGGTTTTGAGGGAATTCGAGCTCGTCCAGGCCCGCCTGGACGCGTTCCTGACGGAGGCCCGGTGCGACTGGTGA
- a CDS encoding MarR family winged helix-turn-helix transcriptional regulator has translation MQLLVLKNIGLHGIHSQSAIAERLLIDAPAVSRLVDRLEEDGLVERRAGENRRCVRLEITDAGRQELQALERAAEWLDVQAREYLSPPEVEVLSRLLDKLQTGLCQFLSNELSTPPPRNDNG, from the coding sequence ATGCAGCTGCTCGTGCTGAAGAACATCGGCCTCCACGGCATCCACAGTCAGTCCGCCATCGCGGAGCGGCTGCTCATCGACGCGCCCGCCGTGAGCCGGCTGGTGGACCGGCTGGAAGAGGATGGGCTGGTGGAGCGCCGCGCGGGGGAGAACCGCCGCTGCGTGCGGCTGGAGATCACCGACGCCGGGCGCCAGGAGCTCCAGGCCCTGGAGCGCGCCGCGGAGTGGCTGGATGTCCAGGCGCGCGAATACCTGTCGCCGCCGGAAGTGGAAGTGCTGTCGCGGCTGCTGGACAAGCTGCAGACGGGACTGTGCCAGTTCCTGAGCAACGAGCTCTCGACGCCGCCGCCCCGCAACGACAACGGGTGA
- a CDS encoding FruA-associating protein, FapA: MNARTEQAPHYEELSSADYAALEVWDPTQVVITPRMAARLWLQTSLRLTRAQKELHDAIFANDASEAAKDRYAEARAELDSAEAWALHVARNIPRHR, from the coding sequence ATGAACGCACGAACCGAGCAGGCCCCCCACTACGAAGAGCTGTCTTCCGCTGACTACGCCGCCCTGGAGGTGTGGGATCCCACCCAGGTGGTGATTACCCCCCGCATGGCGGCCCGGCTGTGGTTGCAGACCAGCCTGCGGCTGACCCGGGCGCAGAAGGAGCTGCACGACGCCATCTTCGCCAACGACGCCAGTGAAGCGGCGAAGGACCGCTACGCGGAAGCCCGCGCCGAGCTGGACTCCGCGGAGGCGTGGGCCCTGCACGTGGCCCGCAACATCCCGCGTCACCGGTAG